In Sporosarcina sp. PTS2304, a genomic segment contains:
- a CDS encoding Fur family transcriptional regulator, with product MTIDEAWDILLKHEYKRTKNREILLRFFDEADHYVTAMEVRNAVGQDNPGISFDTIYRNLAVFSKLGILDETELNGERLFRMQCAIDHHHHHFICTTCGSTKSIPSCPMDMVTVNLSEYEIEGHKFEIYGKCPRCIKKQ from the coding sequence ATGACTATCGATGAAGCATGGGATATTTTATTGAAACATGAGTATAAAAGAACGAAAAATAGAGAGATATTATTGCGCTTTTTTGATGAGGCAGATCATTATGTAACAGCCATGGAAGTGCGTAATGCGGTAGGGCAGGATAATCCGGGGATTAGTTTTGATACCATTTATCGTAATTTAGCGGTATTTTCGAAGCTGGGGATTCTTGATGAAACAGAGTTGAATGGCGAGCGTCTATTTCGCATGCAATGTGCGATCGATCATCACCATCATCATTTTATTTGCACGACTTGCGGAAGTACGAAATCGATTCCGAGCTGCCCGATGGATATGGTTACGGTCAATTTATCAGAGTATGAAATTGAAGGGCATAAATTTGAGATTTACGGAAAATGTCCGAGATGTATTAAGAAACAGTAG
- a CDS encoding metal ABC transporter permease: MIEAIFTYEFLQNAVLSGLIIGIIAPMLGLFIVVRRMAMISDALSHVALAGIAGSLYLSQQVLFFAALNPVYLGMGAAVVGSLLIERLRRVYKSFEELAIPIILSAGIGFGAIFISLAKGFGTDLVGYLFGSVSAVSRQDLYVVIVIAVIVIAFLYLLYKELFSLAFDPEYARVSGINEKMIQAVFMIITALVIGASMRIVGILLVSSLMTLPVAAAIQVAKSYKGALLYSIVFGEIAVIIGLISAYYLDIAPGGTIVVTSVVILLGVLFGKKLWS, from the coding sequence ATGATTGAAGCCATTTTTACTTATGAATTTTTACAGAATGCAGTATTGTCCGGACTCATTATCGGGATCATTGCACCGATGCTTGGATTATTTATTGTAGTCCGTCGCATGGCGATGATTTCTGATGCGTTAAGTCATGTAGCCTTGGCGGGTATTGCGGGAAGTTTATATTTAAGTCAACAAGTATTATTTTTCGCCGCGTTAAATCCTGTCTACTTAGGAATGGGAGCTGCGGTCGTTGGTTCTTTGCTAATTGAGCGTTTGCGTAGAGTGTATAAAAGTTTTGAAGAGTTAGCCATTCCAATTATTTTATCTGCGGGGATAGGCTTCGGAGCTATTTTTATTTCATTGGCTAAAGGATTTGGCACGGATTTAGTCGGGTATTTATTCGGCTCAGTTTCTGCAGTGAGCCGCCAAGACTTGTATGTTGTCATAGTTATTGCGGTTATTGTAATTGCGTTCTTATATTTATTGTACAAGGAATTGTTTTCATTGGCATTTGATCCAGAGTATGCGAGAGTGTCGGGGATTAATGAAAAAATGATTCAGGCAGTATTTATGATTATTACCGCTTTGGTCATTGGGGCTTCTATGCGGATCGTTGGTATATTGCTTGTGTCTTCGTTAATGACATTGCCAGTGGCCGCAGCTATTCAAGTGGCGAAAAGTTATAAAGGTGCATTATTATATTCTATTGTATTCGGAGAAATCGCAGTAATTATTGGTTTGATTTCAGCTTACTATTTGGATATTGCACCTGGCGGGACTATTGTTGTCACGTCAGTCGTAATTTTATTAGGCGTCCTTTTTGGCAAAAAGTTGTGGTCATAG
- the ispG gene encoding flavodoxin-dependent (E)-4-hydroxy-3-methylbut-2-enyl-diphosphate synthase: MTEMTHRSNTRPVKVGNLTIGGSNELFIQSMTTTKTHDVEATVAEIMRLEEAGCQIVRVACPDERAAYSIGEIKKRINIPLVVDIHFDYKLALIAIEQGADKIRINPGNIGRQAKVEAVVNAAKAKGIPIRIGVNAGSLEKKILEKYGYPTAEGMVESALHHIKILEDLDFHDIIVSLKASDVNLAIEAYKLAAAAFDYPLHLGITESGTLFAGSIKSAAGLGSLLSAGIGNTMRVSLSADPVQEIKVAKELLKVFGLSSNSATLISCPTCGRIEIDLISIANEVEEYISNIKAPLKVAVLGCAVNGPGEAREADIGIAGARGEGLLFMHGKTVRKVPEETMVEELKKEIDILAEAYFEKKRQEEALVQGGVTE; the protein is encoded by the coding sequence ATGACTGAAATGACACATCGTTCCAACACCCGTCCGGTTAAAGTCGGTAACTTGACGATCGGAGGAAGTAATGAACTCTTTATACAAAGTATGACGACTACGAAAACACATGATGTGGAAGCAACTGTAGCAGAGATCATGCGTTTAGAAGAAGCAGGTTGTCAGATTGTACGTGTCGCTTGTCCAGATGAGCGTGCAGCCTATTCAATTGGTGAAATCAAAAAGCGTATCAACATTCCACTCGTTGTAGACATCCACTTCGACTATAAATTAGCACTGATCGCTATCGAACAAGGTGCCGATAAAATCCGTATCAATCCAGGGAATATCGGTCGTCAAGCAAAAGTTGAAGCGGTCGTTAATGCAGCGAAAGCGAAAGGGATTCCTATTCGTATCGGCGTGAATGCGGGGTCATTAGAGAAGAAGATTCTTGAAAAATATGGCTACCCTACAGCAGAAGGTATGGTAGAAAGTGCGCTGCATCATATTAAAATCCTGGAAGATTTGGATTTCCATGATATTATCGTGTCACTCAAAGCGTCTGACGTCAACTTGGCGATCGAAGCCTATAAATTGGCGGCTGCAGCATTCGATTACCCACTGCACTTAGGTATTACGGAGTCAGGTACACTATTTGCGGGATCTATTAAGAGCGCCGCAGGTCTTGGTTCCCTACTCTCTGCGGGAATCGGAAACACGATGCGCGTCTCGTTAAGTGCAGATCCTGTTCAAGAAATTAAAGTTGCAAAAGAGTTATTAAAAGTATTTGGTTTATCATCGAACTCTGCAACTCTTATTTCTTGCCCAACGTGCGGACGTATTGAGATCGACTTAATCTCTATCGCAAATGAAGTCGAAGAATATATTTCAAATATTAAAGCGCCTCTAAAAGTAGCTGTACTAGGTTGCGCGGTAAACGGCCCCGGAGAAGCGAGAGAAGCGGATATCGGTATCGCTGGAGCCCGCGGTGAAGGGTTACTATTCATGCACGGAAAAACGGTTCGTAAAGTACCGGAAGAAACAATGGTAGAAGAATTGAAAAAGGAAATCGATATTTTAGCAGAAGCTTATTTTGAAAAGAAACGACAAGAAGAGGCTCTCGTTCAAGGTGGCGTTACGGAATGA
- a CDS encoding metal ABC transporter ATP-binding protein: MANSIIKLEHISHNYHHSVALSDVSLEVKSGEFWALIGPNGSGKSTLLKIILGLLKPTKGTIQLFGGPIDSFKQQQRIGYVSQKSNAFSTKFPATVLEVVKSGLASRKGLFKRYTKEDEQKAIDALHVVKMADFKHESIGNLSGGQQQRVFIARALVGQPDLLIMDEPTVGIDRQNVESFYTMLSELNREYGIAILLVTHEIDVVTQLATHIACLNRTIHFHGPHEDYDKMTESELSGWYGHPIRRLHQKEMEPLT; the protein is encoded by the coding sequence ATGGCCAATTCCATTATTAAACTAGAACATATATCACATAATTATCATCACTCCGTTGCACTTTCTGATGTGAGTCTCGAAGTGAAGTCGGGAGAATTTTGGGCTTTGATCGGCCCAAACGGTTCGGGAAAATCGACGTTGCTTAAAATTATATTAGGGTTATTAAAGCCGACAAAAGGAACGATACAGCTGTTTGGCGGTCCGATCGATTCATTTAAACAACAACAACGGATCGGCTATGTTTCGCAAAAGTCGAATGCGTTTTCGACGAAGTTTCCTGCAACTGTACTAGAAGTTGTCAAAAGTGGGTTGGCGAGCCGAAAAGGACTTTTCAAGCGCTATACAAAAGAAGACGAACAAAAGGCGATTGATGCATTGCACGTTGTGAAAATGGCAGATTTCAAGCATGAAAGCATCGGTAATTTATCAGGCGGGCAACAACAGCGTGTATTTATCGCACGAGCTCTCGTAGGTCAACCGGATTTACTCATTATGGATGAACCGACTGTCGGGATTGACCGGCAAAACGTAGAATCCTTTTATACTATGCTGAGTGAACTAAATCGTGAATACGGTATTGCGATTTTGTTAGTAACACATGAAATTGATGTGGTAACGCAGCTCGCGACACATATTGCTTGTCTAAACCGTACCATTCATTTCCATGGGCCTCACGAAGATTATGATAAAATGACTGAATCCGAATTGTCAGGCTGGTACGGACATCCTATTCGTCGATTGCATCAAAAAGAAATGGAGCCTCTGACATGA
- a CDS encoding Na/Pi cotransporter family protein, translating into MEVNWQEVIFQFLGGLGIFLFAIKYMGDGLQKAAGDRLRAILDRFTTNPFMGVLVGIIVTVLIQSSSGTTVITVGLVSAGFMTLRQAIGVIMGANIGTTVTAFIIGLDVGAYALPIMAFGAFLIFFIPKAKVKNLGEVVFGFGGLFLGLELMSDGMKPLRTLEAFSDITLAMSEHSLLGVVAGTIFTLVVQSSSATVGILQGLYAEDLVTMKAALPILFGDNIGTTITAVLAAIGASVAARRAAATHVLFNVVGTVVFMLLLIPFTAYVEWISGVLNLESKMQIAFAHGSFNIANTILQFPFIGAWAYFVTKMIPGEDVTIEYKPKHLDPRFIAQSPAVAIGQAKEEIIRMGDFSVQGLHESFEYLKTGQKKHAETAYQIEDAINNLDRKITDYLVEVSSVTVSPAESARHVMLMDSVRDIERIGDHFENIIELIDLRETNKLKLTDDAMDDLTEMFTLTIETVEKAIESLDKNDTSLARTVSEKEDLIDNMERRFRKNHILRLNEGNCSAQAGMVFVDIVSNLERIGDHAVNIAEAILGKHI; encoded by the coding sequence ATGGAAGTGAACTGGCAAGAAGTAATTTTCCAATTTCTTGGGGGCTTAGGAATTTTCCTATTCGCAATTAAGTACATGGGGGATGGATTGCAGAAGGCGGCGGGGGACAGACTTCGTGCAATCTTGGATCGTTTTACTACCAATCCATTCATGGGCGTTCTTGTCGGTATAATCGTAACGGTGTTAATTCAGTCCAGTTCGGGTACTACTGTTATTACAGTCGGTCTAGTAAGTGCTGGATTTATGACGCTTCGCCAAGCAATTGGCGTCATTATGGGTGCGAACATCGGAACAACTGTAACGGCATTCATCATTGGTCTAGACGTTGGAGCTTATGCACTTCCTATTATGGCGTTCGGTGCGTTTCTCATTTTCTTCATCCCGAAAGCTAAAGTGAAGAACTTAGGAGAAGTTGTCTTCGGTTTCGGTGGATTATTTTTAGGTTTAGAACTGATGAGTGACGGTATGAAACCATTACGTACATTAGAAGCGTTCTCGGATATTACACTTGCGATGAGTGAGCATTCGCTCTTAGGCGTTGTTGCTGGAACAATCTTCACATTAGTCGTACAAAGTTCAAGTGCGACTGTCGGAATTTTGCAAGGTCTTTATGCTGAAGACCTCGTAACGATGAAAGCAGCGTTGCCGATTCTTTTCGGTGACAATATCGGGACGACGATCACTGCGGTTTTAGCTGCAATTGGCGCTTCTGTTGCTGCTAGACGTGCTGCTGCAACACATGTATTGTTCAATGTTGTTGGTACGGTAGTCTTTATGTTGTTGTTGATTCCGTTCACCGCATACGTAGAATGGATATCAGGTGTCTTGAACTTGGAAAGTAAAATGCAGATTGCGTTCGCACACGGGTCGTTTAACATTGCGAATACCATTCTTCAATTCCCGTTTATCGGTGCATGGGCATACTTTGTCACGAAGATGATTCCGGGGGAAGATGTCACGATCGAATACAAGCCGAAACACCTCGACCCGCGTTTTATCGCACAATCACCAGCTGTTGCGATTGGTCAGGCGAAAGAAGAAATTATTCGTATGGGTGATTTTAGTGTGCAAGGTCTACACGAATCCTTTGAATATTTGAAAACGGGTCAGAAGAAACACGCAGAGACGGCCTATCAAATAGAGGATGCCATTAATAACTTGGATCGAAAGATTACGGATTACTTAGTGGAAGTATCTTCAGTTACCGTATCGCCAGCAGAATCTGCACGACATGTCATGTTAATGGATAGCGTTCGCGATATTGAGCGAATCGGAGATCACTTCGAAAATATAATTGAATTAATTGATTTACGTGAAACGAATAAATTGAAGTTAACAGATGATGCAATGGATGATTTAACTGAAATGTTCACGTTAACTATTGAAACAGTTGAAAAAGCTATTGAGTCATTGGATAAAAATGATACGAGTCTTGCGCGCACGGTTTCTGAGAAAGAAGATTTGATTGATAACATGGAGCGTCGTTTCCGTAAAAATCATATTCTACGTCTAAATGAAGGAAATTGTAGTGCACAAGCAGGAATGGTGTTCGTTGATATCGTTTCAAACTTGGAGCGAATCGGTGACCACGCAGTAAATATTGCAGAAGCGATTTTAGGAAAGCATATTTGA
- a CDS encoding DUF1189 family protein, whose product MKFHQLFTASLHEPKKLAAFRLLSIGKVIQYIFVFIFLYTAVSFLQFVLGDHSIFQSSPELAEIGDTIGLLIYPIAFVLQLVIITSYLFIRVSIFAIIGVLLLKLLRRRGEFRFMWRTAAIAATLPILLTMAFEFIPMMQPYSIWIASVVHLLYVWRAATYYPKQPQ is encoded by the coding sequence GTGAAATTTCATCAGCTCTTTACTGCGTCATTGCACGAACCAAAGAAACTAGCTGCGTTTCGCTTACTGTCGATCGGTAAAGTCATTCAATACATATTTGTTTTCATCTTCTTGTACACAGCTGTGTCTTTTCTACAGTTTGTACTGGGTGATCATTCTATATTCCAATCTTCACCGGAATTAGCTGAAATAGGCGATACAATCGGTTTACTGATTTATCCGATCGCTTTTGTACTACAGTTAGTCATTATTACATCGTATTTATTTATTCGCGTCAGTATTTTTGCTATTATAGGAGTATTGCTATTGAAACTATTGCGTCGCCGAGGTGAATTTCGGTTTATGTGGCGAACTGCTGCGATTGCTGCGACACTTCCTATCTTGCTGACCATGGCGTTTGAATTTATACCGATGATGCAACCATACAGTATTTGGATCGCATCAGTCGTCCATTTACTCTACGTCTGGCGGGCAGCTACGTACTATCCAAAACAGCCGCAATGA
- a CDS encoding DEAD/DEAH box helicase, translating to MSKFTDYQFKPFLREAIQKLGFEEPTPIQKEMIPLIMKNTSAIGQAHTGTGKSHSFLIPLVEKINIDLDELQTVITAPTRELAVQLHDELKKLIEGSDIKTAILIGGTDKKRSAERLRSTPHIIVGTPGRIQDMSETGALAIHTATQLVIDEADLAFDMGFIEDIDKFASRMPSQLNMYVFSATIPEKLKPFLAKYMNSPVHVQMDDKKPLTENMHYSLVPVRSMDKNKKLLHVMDAIQPYLAIIFMNTKQNANQLANYLAEHGHKVGRIHGDLTPRERTRTMKQVRDLEFQYIVATDLAARGIDIPGVSHVINFELPEDLEFFIHRVGRTARAGLQGTAITLYEPSDEDAINRIEKLGIPFIHEDVKNGEWVEVKERQARKKRVREVDEIDLKATSIIRKPDKVKPGYKKKMAEQQEKYKKRQRRMKKRT from the coding sequence ATGTCGAAATTTACAGATTACCAGTTCAAACCGTTTTTGAGGGAAGCCATTCAAAAGTTAGGGTTTGAAGAGCCGACACCGATACAAAAAGAAATGATTCCATTGATTATGAAAAATACGAGTGCGATTGGCCAGGCGCATACAGGAACGGGAAAATCCCACAGTTTCTTAATTCCGCTTGTCGAAAAAATTAATATAGACCTCGATGAACTTCAAACCGTTATCACTGCACCTACTCGCGAGTTAGCTGTGCAATTACACGACGAGTTGAAGAAGTTAATTGAAGGCAGTGACATTAAAACTGCTATTCTTATCGGGGGAACGGATAAAAAACGCTCTGCTGAACGTTTACGTAGCACACCGCATATAATTGTCGGCACACCAGGTCGTATACAGGATATGTCGGAAACAGGGGCGTTGGCCATTCACACGGCTACGCAACTCGTAATTGATGAGGCAGATCTCGCATTTGATATGGGCTTCATTGAAGATATTGATAAATTTGCTTCTAGAATGCCGAGTCAGCTGAACATGTATGTATTTTCTGCAACTATTCCAGAGAAATTGAAGCCGTTTTTGGCTAAATATATGAATTCTCCTGTCCACGTACAAATGGACGATAAAAAACCACTGACAGAGAATATGCATTATTCATTAGTTCCTGTTAGAAGTATGGATAAAAACAAAAAGTTACTGCATGTCATGGATGCTATACAGCCATATTTAGCTATTATTTTTATGAATACGAAGCAAAATGCTAATCAGTTAGCTAACTATTTAGCAGAACACGGCCATAAAGTGGGACGGATTCATGGGGATTTAACGCCGCGGGAACGTACCCGAACGATGAAGCAAGTGCGTGATCTAGAGTTTCAATATATCGTCGCAACAGATCTCGCAGCACGCGGTATTGATATTCCAGGTGTCAGCCATGTCATCAACTTCGAATTACCGGAAGACCTTGAATTCTTTATTCACCGAGTAGGTCGTACTGCTCGAGCAGGTCTTCAAGGGACAGCGATTACGTTGTATGAGCCATCTGATGAAGATGCGATTAACCGTATTGAAAAGCTCGGCATTCCATTCATTCACGAAGATGTTAAAAATGGCGAATGGGTTGAAGTGAAAGAACGTCAAGCTCGTAAAAAACGTGTCCGTGAAGTGGATGAAATTGATTTGAAAGCGACATCTATTATTCGTAAGCCAGATAAAGTGAAACCAGGTTATAAGAAAAAAATGGCTGAACAACAAGAAAAATATAAAAAGAGACAAAGGAGAATGAAGAAGAGAACATGA
- a CDS encoding deoxyribonuclease IV, which translates to MTNEILLGSHVSMSGKKMLLGSSEEALGYGANTFMIYTGAPQNTRRKPIEELNIADGLKHMASNGQSNVVVHAPYIINLANTTKPETFRLGVDFLQQEIQRTEALGVNQIVLHPGAHVGAGSAIGIDKIIEGLNEVLSEDATVRIALETMAGKGTECGRSFDEIAKIIDGVENNDRLSVCFDTCHVHDAGYDIVNDFSGVLDTFDQIVGLDRISVIHVNDSKNVCGAGKDRHENIGFGHIGFEALAYIVHHPAFKNVPKILETPFVGTDKANKKAPYAIEIDMLKSNNFTPERLQQLQN; encoded by the coding sequence ATGACAAATGAAATCCTTCTAGGTTCCCATGTATCAATGAGCGGTAAAAAAATGCTTCTTGGTTCCAGTGAAGAGGCGCTCGGCTATGGAGCGAATACTTTTATGATTTATACAGGAGCCCCACAAAACACTAGACGTAAACCGATCGAGGAATTGAATATTGCGGATGGATTAAAGCATATGGCATCGAACGGACAGTCAAATGTCGTCGTACACGCACCGTATATTATTAATCTGGCGAATACGACGAAGCCGGAAACGTTTCGTCTAGGCGTGGATTTTTTACAACAGGAAATCCAGCGTACAGAAGCACTAGGGGTGAATCAAATTGTCTTGCACCCCGGCGCTCACGTAGGGGCGGGTTCAGCTATAGGCATCGATAAAATTATCGAAGGTCTCAATGAAGTGCTGTCTGAAGACGCTACTGTTCGTATCGCGCTTGAAACAATGGCTGGAAAAGGTACTGAATGTGGCAGAAGTTTTGATGAAATTGCCAAAATCATTGATGGTGTTGAAAATAATGATCGTTTATCCGTCTGCTTTGACACATGTCACGTTCATGACGCAGGGTATGATATCGTCAATGACTTCTCTGGCGTACTAGATACGTTCGATCAAATTGTCGGGCTTGACCGAATCTCTGTTATTCATGTAAATGACAGTAAAAATGTGTGCGGAGCAGGAAAAGACCGCCATGAAAATATCGGCTTTGGTCATATTGGTTTTGAAGCTCTCGCGTACATTGTGCATCATCCTGCATTTAAAAATGTGCCTAAAATTTTAGAAACACCTTTTGTTGGAACGGACAAAGCAAATAAAAAAGCACCGTATGCGATTGAAATCGACATGCTGAAATCAAATAACTTTACACCTGAACGACTACAACAATTACAAAACTAA
- a CDS encoding aspartyl-phosphate phosphatase Spo0E family protein, producing the protein MKSAITMKYILFRIKLKKLIMYKKAGQLGFTHPSVVKCSSELDHLLNRIQGICD; encoded by the coding sequence ATGAAGAGTGCTATTACAATGAAGTATATATTATTTAGAATTAAATTAAAAAAGCTGATTATGTATAAAAAAGCAGGACAATTAGGATTTACACATCCAAGCGTCGTTAAATGCAGCAGTGAACTGGATCACCTGTTAAACAGAATACAAGGCATTTGTGACTGA
- a CDS encoding YqfQ family protein: MQSPFTQGMPSPGTSSPQLPPSSMQGFQQSQANQPGLSRADQYMQTANRFLNTAQQFAPIVQQVAPMLQNLPAMWRLYKGFQSIPDAPTPQTANPVAAGNPSRSIPSDQPAAPRIYQPPF, encoded by the coding sequence ATGCAGTCACCTTTCACTCAAGGCATGCCAAGTCCTGGAACTAGCAGTCCTCAGCTACCTCCAAGTTCTATGCAAGGATTTCAACAGTCGCAAGCGAACCAACCAGGTCTCTCCCGCGCCGATCAATATATGCAGACAGCCAATCGTTTCTTAAATACCGCACAACAATTTGCGCCTATTGTGCAACAGGTTGCCCCAATGCTTCAAAATTTACCCGCTATGTGGCGTTTATATAAAGGTTTTCAATCTATTCCGGATGCACCTACGCCACAAACAGCAAACCCAGTCGCAGCGGGCAATCCGTCACGTTCCATACCAAGTGATCAGCCTGCGGCACCGCGAATTTATCAACCTCCCTTCTGA